AAATCCAGAAGGGACTCCTCAAGATCCGGAAGCACTTCCGCAGAATCCAGAGGCGGCTCCACAGAAACCAGAAACAGCTCAGGAATCAATTAAGGCGGCAAATGTCGGCCCTAAAAATCTTAGAGTCGTAGAAGTAACCCATAACACCGTATCTTTGGAATGGGATCCTGCACCGGACATCAAGCATTACTGGATTTGGGATACCAATAACAAGTACATTTTCTGGGCGAACGATGGAGCTCAAACCGTGGGTGGATTGACACCTTCGACGACTTATTCTTTTTACGTCGGACCGAATGGAGTACAGGCACCTAATCTTACACCAGAACAAAAAAGTAACGTAGTGACGTTTACAACATTGGAGGATGTAAGCGAATACAAGGATCCGCCTCTAACGCCACCAAGTTATTTAACAGTGACTGATGTCACGTATAACTCTGTAACGCTTGGCTGGGGGGGAGTTTCGAAGGCAACGGGATACGATTTTTATGTGAATGGCCAATGGATTAACGGTATATGGAGTAATACGGTAACCTCGATTACCTATGCACCTGAATCTGGCATGGAATTAGGTAGAACATATACCTTCGAGGTTGGAGCACAAAACCCTCCAAATCCGGTTTCAGCGAATAGTAATAAAGTTAAGATTACGTGGGGAGAGCTTTCCTCTCCTGAGGATTTACAGGTTATAACAGCAACGAGAACAACAGCTTCACTGGGGTGGGCCCCTGTACCTGGAGCGACAAGTTATGATATTTTTCAGGATGGTAAGCTTGTAGGTTCAAGCGAAACAAATCGCTTTGTAGCAAATGGACTTACAGAAGGGCAAAACTATTCATTTACCGTCGTGGCTAAAAATAATCTGTGGGAGTCTCCGGCAAGCAGTGAAAAGACCGTTGTGCCAGGAAGCGAATATACCAATGTTACGTACTACACTTCATGGTCTGGAATCGAAACACGAAACTTTAAACCAACTGACATTGACGTATCTCAAATTACGCATATCAATTATGCTTTTGCCGATTTATGTTGGAAGAAGTATGGCACAGGCGCCGCAGCTTGCCAGAACGAGAATATTCCATTGCAAAAAGATTATGTATTCGATGGTGAGATGATTATTGGCGACCCTGAGGTGGATATAAACAATTTTGAAACATTCGCAAACATTAGAAATCAAAATCCGCATTTGAAGATGATGATTTCGGTAGGCGGCTGGACCTGGTCCAAGAACTTCTCAAACATAGCAGCTACTGAAGAGACACGTCACACTTTTGCCAATTCGGTTGTGAAATTTCTAAGGGAGTACCGATTGGACGGAGTAGACATTGACTGGGAATACCCGGTTGAAGGTGGAGAAGATGACAACTCCAGACGACCGGAAGATAAAGAAAACTTTACACTTTTGATGAAAACGGTTCGTGATGCCTTAGATGGGGCCGGCTCAGAAGATGGTAAGTATTATCTTCTGACGATTGCTTCCGGACAAGGTGATAATTTTGTTGTGAATGCGGATTTTGTGAATTCCGCAAGCTATCTCGATTTTATTAATATTATGACCTATGATTACAGCGGAAAAAATGATGTACTTGGTCATCACAATGCGCCGTTATTTTATGATAAAAACCATCCAGGCAGGAATGCCCCTAGAAATAATGTGCAGGGTGGAGCTTTAGGCCATTTAAACGGTGGAGTACCCAAGCATAAGCTAGTACTTGGGATTCCGTTCTATGGGAAGGGCTATAGGGATTGTCTGCCCAATGGGCAATACCGGACCTGTGCCGGGGGCACGGAAACGGGGACATGGGAAGCCAATCTTTTTGATTACACCGATCTCGAGAGAAATTATGTGAACAAAAACGGCTATGTCCGTTATTGGAACGAGGCTTCGAAGGTAGCTTATCTGTATAACAGTGAGAACAAAGTCTTTATTACCTATAATGATAAGGAGTCGATGTTATACAGCGCTTCTCTCGTAAAATCGTTGGATATTGCGGGAGTCATGAGCTGGGACATCAGCGGTGACCGTAACAAGACCCTGAATACACAATTGGTGCATGACTTGCCGATTAACGGTACCGTGAATACGTCACAATTAACCGCTCCTTCTCAAATCTCGGTTACTTCCAAGCAGGCCAGATCGCTACAGTTGAAATGGAATGCTTCCGAGGGAGCCACAGGCTATGAGGTATACGTGAATAAGCAGTGGGTAGGCAATATAACAGAGCCGCAGTATACGATAAACGCTCTTAAACCAGACACCGAATATTCTATTCATGTATTGGCGATTGAGAAGGCTAATGAGACCGTGCAAAGAGTATCCAGAAACAGTGACGTATTGAAAGTGACAACCTCATCAGATCCGGTGACTCCACCATCATCTGGGGGAGGAGGAGGAGAAACAACCACTTCGCCACCGACAACACCTGTACCAACAGATAAAGACAAAAATGAATTAGGAACTAGGGTCAGCAAAAATGGCAACACAACAGTAGTCACGTTGACAACGGATGCTGCAGCCATTAAAAAAATTGCTGATTCGGCTTCAACGACATTCAACATTGTTATTGATAGTGACGGCGGAAAGCCTGTGGAATTGACCGTACCTCAACAGATCATTGCGGCAATTGCCAAAAAGGGAGAGGAAGCTGCACTCTCGATCCGTATGAAGGACGCTGAATACAGCATTCCGATTCATGCGATTCATGGAACGGCTGACATTAAAATTTCGTTCCAAACGCCGGAGCAGAGTGTCTTGGATCAGATGAAAAAAGGGCTCGGTTCCAAGGGCATAACAGATCTAGTTCAACCGTTTGAGTTAAAGATTGAACAGATCGCTTCTGGGCAAACGGCCAAATCACTTACCGATATCGGAAAATACTATATTAGCCGCGTATTCACATTAAATGCGAAGGATATCGATGTGAATCGCATTTCCGGTGTGATCTTCATCCCGGGAAGCAACGAGCTTCGTCCTGTTCCAACGGTATTTAAAGTGAATGCGGATGGAACGGTTACTGTCGAAATGAAAACAAAAGGCAGCGGTATGTACGCTTTAATCAAAACTAACTACAACTTCCTGGACGCTACAAAGGGCTGGTTACAGAAGGATGTTCATCTGGCAGCCGCGAAGCTGATTGCCTCTGGAGAGAGTGCAAATATTTTCGGAGTGAACAAGAGCGCTACCCGAGCTGAGGTCGTGTCAATGATCGTAAGGGGCTTGGGGATCGTACCGGATTCAACCAGTTCTGCGTTTAAAGATGTGGATGTAAAGTCCAAGTACGCTGGTGATATCGCAGCGGCATCAAAATTAGGTTTAATCCAAGGGAAAACGAAAGATACATTTGATCCAGACGGATTGGTGACCCGTCAAGAGATCGCCGTTATGCTTGCGAATGCAATGAAGTACGCAGGCAAAACGGGTGAAGCCAAAGCGGGTGTGCTGGGGCATTTTGTTGATCAATCCGCTATTTCTTCTTATGCGAAATCGTCAGTGGCCTTTATCGTACAAGAGCAGATTATGAACGGGGTTTCCAAAACCCGTCTGGATCCTCAGTCGAACGTAACGAAAGCTCAGACTGCGGTGAGCGTGATGAGAATGCTGCGATCCTTACAACTATCTAATTAAATTGAAGAGGGGGCGTCCCCAAAGGTCTGTTGGCCTGGGACCCTCCTCTTTTTTCTGTTATGAGATGAGAATAAATCAAGAAACCTTTCTAACCAAGTTAACGTATATCCCAATATCTTCAAAATTAGTGAGGGGGTTTAAGCATGTCATTTTTTAATAAAATGTTGGCCAGTGTTGGAATTGGGGCGGTAGAGGTAAATACGCATCTTGAAAAATCATCGTATTATCCCGGGGAAGATATAAGAGGAGTTATTCATATTAGGGGCGGGAACGTAGATCAAAACGTTGATCGAATCTACGTAAAGCTGATGACGGAATACATCAGAGAGCATGATGATAAGAAGTTCACGGAATCTTTCATCATTGCCAAAGTTAAACTATCGGACAGCCTGGTAGTAAAGCAGGGCGATAAGCTTGAAATTCCTTTTGAATTCCCACTCCCTCTGGAAACACCGCTTACCTTGTCCAGGCAGCCAGTTTGGGTGCATACAGGTTTGGATATCGAATATGCGATCGATCCGAAGGATCGGGATTTTATCGAAGTTACGCCGCACCCTTATACTTCAGTTGCACTGGATGCAGTATCGGAGCTCGGCTTCCAATTCAAGAAGGCAACCTGTGAGCATCATCCCCGATTAGGCCGCGGGCTTCCTTTTGTTCAGGAAATCGAGTTTTATCCGGGACGTGAATATGCAAGTAGAATTACAGAGTTGGAGCTGATCATGTATCTGGAGTCTGACCGACTAACCGTTCTGGTGGAAATAGACCGTAGAGGAAGAGGCTTGTCCGGCTGGCTTGAACGCTCGTTCGATATGGATGAACGTCAATGCCGAATGATTTTGGAGAAGAGTGAACTGCAAAAGGGCCCAACGTACATTGCCGAAATCCTTAAAAATATGTTGGATAGACAAATATAATAAAACAACAAAGCAGTCGATTGAATTGAAATTTATGGTAGTAACCCTCATGAATTTTAGTATAATAGATGTACTATATAACTGAAGGGAAGGGTTATCGTATGAAGTTTACGGAATATCCGTATAAGCGTCCTGACATTAAAGAAATTGAACAGCGGTTTAAAGAATTACTGAAAGCGTTTAATGAAGCATCCACTTTTGAAGAGCAGGATCAAGCGATGACGGCGATTAACGAGCTGCGCCATAACATGGATACCCAAGCCACACTGGCGAGCATCCGTCATTCGATCGACACCACCGATTCGTTCTATAAAGAAGAACAGGACTTTATGGATGAAGCCGAACCGGTGTTTCAGGAATACATAACCGATTATTACAGAGCGCTAATGGGCTCCAAGTTCCGCACTGAATTGGAGGCTAAATGGGGACAGCAGTTGTTCGCCCTGGCTGAATTGTCACTGAAGACGTTCAGTCCGGAAGTGATTGAAGACCTTCAGCTCGAAAATAAACTGTCGACCGAGTACTCGCAGCTGATTGCATCAGCAAAAATTCCTTTCAATGGTGAGGAGCTTACGCTTTCCCAGCTGACTCCTTATGAATTGTCCACAGACCGGGAAGTACGCCAGCGTGCTTTTGATGCGCGTTATCAATTCATGGCAGAGCATGAAGATGATTTTGACCGGATTTATGATGAGCTGGTTAAAGTACGGACGAAAATCGCCAAAAAGCTTGGTTATAACAATTTCGTGGAGTTGGGTTATGCGCGCATGGCCCGCACCGATTATAACGCAGAAATGGTTGCGAACTTCAGACAGCAGGTGCAAGATTATCTCGTGCCGATGGCCTCCAAGCTGAAAGAGCGCCAGCGCAGCCGTATTGGCGTTGACGATTTGTTGTTCTACGACGAGGGCTTCAGCTTTAAGTCCGGAAATGCAACGCCGAAGGGTGATGCCGAATGGATCGTGGAAAACGGTAAGAAAATGTACAGCGAACTGTCACCGGAAATGAATGAATTCTTCACCTTTATGATAGAGAACGATCTTATGGATTTGGTAAGCAAAAAAGGAAAGCAAGCCGGTGGATATTGTACGTTTATTCCGGACTACCGCGCACCGTTCATTTTCTCTAACTTTAATGGTACCTCCGGAGATATTGACGTGCTGACGCATGAAGCGGGTCATGCATTCCAGGTGTATGAGAGCCGCGGATTCGATGTGCCGGAATACAATTTCCCGACATATGAAGCGTGCGAAATTCACTCCATGAGTATGGAGTTCTTCACATGGCCTTGGATGGATCTGTTCTTTAAAGAGGATACCGACAAGTACAAGTTCAGCCATTTGTCCGGTGGTTTGGAGTTTATTCCTTACGGCGTGTCTGTCGACGAGTTCCAACATTTCGTGTACGCTAACCCGGATGCTACGCCGGCTGAACGTAAAGCAGCATGGCGTGAAATCGAGCGTAAGTACCTGCCGCATCGTAATTTTGCGGGTAATATGTATCTGGAAAATGGCGGCTTTTGGCATAAGCAAGGTCATATTTTTAAATCACCGTTCTATTATATCGACTATACGCTGGCTCAAATTTGCGCTTTCCAGTTCTGGGTACGCCTGCATGAGAACTATGAAGCCGCTTGGGCTGATTATTTGAAGCTGTGCCAGGTCGGCGGCAGCAAGTCGTTTGTTGAACTGGTGAAATATGCCGGTCTTAAATCTCCGTTTGAAGACGGCTGTATAGCTTCCGTTGTTGGAGATATTGAAAATTGGCTGAACAGCGTGGATGACAAGGCGCTTTAATCGTTAGTAGAGAAGTGGAATCATAACATCAAGAGCCGAGTGAGATTTTGGGATCATGTCCTAGATTTCACCCGGCTCTATTCATTGTCCTTACATTTCTGTAAATTTGTTGTTTGCAGATAAAAAGGTTAAAATGAAATTAGGTTACTTAAAGTAAGACCAATATCGAAATGGAGGAGTTAATCATGTCCCAAAATATTTTAAACACAGGTAAACTAGTTCATAACATGGCACTTCAACAGATTCAGGCTATTCCGGAGGAGCTATTTGATATCCAGCCTCCGCAGTTCAATAATACGATCCGTTGGCATGTGGGGCACGTTATCTCCAGCTTGAATTACTTTCTTTCTCTAGCTGTTCCGTTTAACTTTGAGATTCCGGAATCATATGGTGGATTATTCGGAACCGGAACGAGACCATCGGAATGGACGACAACACCTCCTACAAAGGAAGAGCTTGTCAAGTATTTCTCCGGTCAACTTGAAAGCTTGGCGGGTATATCTCCAAGTGCTCTTGAGCAATCGCTAAAAGCACCGATTGACTTGGGCAAGATGCACTTTGAAACCGCAGGAGAGTTGGTCAACTTCGCTCTGATTCATGAAGCTATGCATATTGGAAACATCTCCAGCATGTTGAAAGTCATTCAGCACAATCAGGCATAATCATATTGTTAAAAACGCCTTCGGCGTCCTTCTCAAGGACGCCGAGGGCGTTTGTGTTTGGTGAAGCAGTTTCACGGATGTGGTCGTTGTCGCGCACGTGGAATCGGCCAGCTTTTTATCAATTAAACAATTAAACAGCACTTTGCTCAATTTGCACAGCAACTGATTTACGATCGGGATATATTAAGCTTGCAATTATACCAACCAAGAGGCAGATGAAGAAAGTGCTGAATTTCGCAGAAACAATCGCTTCCAGTGGTGAAATCGACCACAGTATCGCACTGAGAAAACCTGTAATAATCGTTGCGATTACCCCAATACCCGATGTCTTTTTCCAGAAGAAAATTAATAAAATGACAGCAGAAAACGTATTGCCTATGCCTGCCCAAGCAAAGCTTACAACACCATAAATGATGGAATCAGACCATAATGAAATGATAAGACCTAATATCCCAGCTATAATAACGACGAGACGAGATAAATTAACTAAAGTGCTGCCCTTCATCTTAATTCCCATTGATTTATGAATAATATCTTCACTTACTGATGTAGTTACCACCAATAGTTGAGAGGAGGCTGTAGACATAATGGCAGCCAATATACTGGATATAATAATTCCTGCTACCCAAGGAGGCAATAAATCCGAAACCATATAAGGCAATATCATTTCGGCATCATCTATTGTGCCTTGTTTATAAAGAACGGAACCGAAAATCCCTACTAAAAACGCGCCGACATAAACAATAAGTGTCCAGATAAAAGCGACCCATTTCGCTGTACGCAGTTCCTTTTCATTTGTCAGCGCCATAAAACGAGAGCTTAATTGAGGTTGTCCGCCAAGCCAACCAAAGAACCACGAAAAGTTGGTCATCAACATGGCTCCTAACGCTAACCCTGTTAATCCTCCAAACCAGTTATTAGCGCCATTCCCCATTTCAGTCAAAGCATGAGAGATCGATAAATCATGATGTTGAATTTGGATAAACGCCACAATCGGAACGATGATAAATGTTAACACCATTAAAAAGCTTTGTACCGTATCTGTCCATACAACGGACATAAAGCCTCCCATGCACGAATAGGCAATGATAATTAATGCAATCACTACCGTTCCAATTGTGATATCCACACCGGAAATCGAATAAAGGGTTTTACCCGTACCTGAAAATTGGCCTGCAATATAAAAGACGGAAAATGCCCCCATAATTAAAGCGGATAATACCCGAATCATGTTGCTGTGGTTTGGAAATTTAACAGCTAAATAGTCCGGCAACGTAAAGACGTTATATTTTTTTCTTTCATTCATAAATTTCCGCGCTAAAAATAGCCAGGAAAAAACTACCCCTAAAAACATGCCAGACAATATCCAAATACCCGATAGACCAGTCACATAAATAAAACCAACCGCGCCTAAAAACATGTACGCAGATTCACCAGTTGCTCTTTCTGAAAAAGCCAATGCCCAACCAGGTAATTTATTTCCGCCTAAAAAATAATCATGTTGATCTAACTTTTTTCTACTAAAATAAACGCCGATTCCTAACATAGCTAGTAAATATATTACGATTTCTGCATAAATCACAAAGCTGCCTGTAACGTTCATGCGATTCCCCTCTTTTAATTCGTAGTAAACTTATAAGATTTATATAAATTTAAGCTACATACGATGATCTGTCAATAAATTAATATAATAAATAAAAAAATAATTCTCAGTAAACTCATATGAATTAAATTGAATTAAATAAGTATAGGCTATATAATGATGATTATTAATATAATGCAATGTCCCCTTATGCTTATAAGAAAATATAAATGGGAGTGTCTACTATGAATGAAACTAAAATCATCATCCCGCCATTATCGATGTACGCGATCACAGCTAAACTTTTTACACATGTAGAAAGAGCAGTTGTTTCTAAATACGGTGAACAAGGACAAGACCTTATGCAACAAGCAGTAGAACGTTTCGGATATAAAGATGCGGAAGACATTGCTAAAACAGCAACGGTTGATGGCGAAAACCATACATTATTCGAATATATTCCAAGTTATCATCATACTGAGAACAAATATAAAGACCTGACGATCTATGCATTAATGGCTAAGTTATTTGCGCAGCTGAGTAAAGCGGTCGTTGATGAATTTGGCGA
Above is a window of Paenibacillus uliginis N3/975 DNA encoding:
- a CDS encoding glycosyl hydrolase family 18 protein, encoding MHRSGRKKYSNMMVLFLSMLLAFGTLFNAPTSYAETDVIENPAEAPAPEEVAPGEVVPEEVAPVEPQNPEGTPQDPEALPQNPEAAPQKPETAQESIKAANVGPKNLRVVEVTHNTVSLEWDPAPDIKHYWIWDTNNKYIFWANDGAQTVGGLTPSTTYSFYVGPNGVQAPNLTPEQKSNVVTFTTLEDVSEYKDPPLTPPSYLTVTDVTYNSVTLGWGGVSKATGYDFYVNGQWINGIWSNTVTSITYAPESGMELGRTYTFEVGAQNPPNPVSANSNKVKITWGELSSPEDLQVITATRTTASLGWAPVPGATSYDIFQDGKLVGSSETNRFVANGLTEGQNYSFTVVAKNNLWESPASSEKTVVPGSEYTNVTYYTSWSGIETRNFKPTDIDVSQITHINYAFADLCWKKYGTGAAACQNENIPLQKDYVFDGEMIIGDPEVDINNFETFANIRNQNPHLKMMISVGGWTWSKNFSNIAATEETRHTFANSVVKFLREYRLDGVDIDWEYPVEGGEDDNSRRPEDKENFTLLMKTVRDALDGAGSEDGKYYLLTIASGQGDNFVVNADFVNSASYLDFINIMTYDYSGKNDVLGHHNAPLFYDKNHPGRNAPRNNVQGGALGHLNGGVPKHKLVLGIPFYGKGYRDCLPNGQYRTCAGGTETGTWEANLFDYTDLERNYVNKNGYVRYWNEASKVAYLYNSENKVFITYNDKESMLYSASLVKSLDIAGVMSWDISGDRNKTLNTQLVHDLPINGTVNTSQLTAPSQISVTSKQARSLQLKWNASEGATGYEVYVNKQWVGNITEPQYTINALKPDTEYSIHVLAIEKANETVQRVSRNSDVLKVTTSSDPVTPPSSGGGGGETTTSPPTTPVPTDKDKNELGTRVSKNGNTTVVTLTTDAAAIKKIADSASTTFNIVIDSDGGKPVELTVPQQIIAAIAKKGEEAALSIRMKDAEYSIPIHAIHGTADIKISFQTPEQSVLDQMKKGLGSKGITDLVQPFELKIEQIASGQTAKSLTDIGKYYISRVFTLNAKDIDVNRISGVIFIPGSNELRPVPTVFKVNADGTVTVEMKTKGSGMYALIKTNYNFLDATKGWLQKDVHLAAAKLIASGESANIFGVNKSATRAEVVSMIVRGLGIVPDSTSSAFKDVDVKSKYAGDIAAASKLGLIQGKTKDTFDPDGLVTRQEIAVMLANAMKYAGKTGEAKAGVLGHFVDQSAISSYAKSSVAFIVQEQIMNGVSKTRLDPQSNVTKAQTAVSVMRMLRSLQLSN
- a CDS encoding sporulation protein, whose amino-acid sequence is MSFFNKMLASVGIGAVEVNTHLEKSSYYPGEDIRGVIHIRGGNVDQNVDRIYVKLMTEYIREHDDKKFTESFIIAKVKLSDSLVVKQGDKLEIPFEFPLPLETPLTLSRQPVWVHTGLDIEYAIDPKDRDFIEVTPHPYTSVALDAVSELGFQFKKATCEHHPRLGRGLPFVQEIEFYPGREYASRITELELIMYLESDRLTVLVEIDRRGRGLSGWLERSFDMDERQCRMILEKSELQKGPTYIAEILKNMLDRQI
- a CDS encoding M3 family oligoendopeptidase, which codes for MKFTEYPYKRPDIKEIEQRFKELLKAFNEASTFEEQDQAMTAINELRHNMDTQATLASIRHSIDTTDSFYKEEQDFMDEAEPVFQEYITDYYRALMGSKFRTELEAKWGQQLFALAELSLKTFSPEVIEDLQLENKLSTEYSQLIASAKIPFNGEELTLSQLTPYELSTDREVRQRAFDARYQFMAEHEDDFDRIYDELVKVRTKIAKKLGYNNFVELGYARMARTDYNAEMVANFRQQVQDYLVPMASKLKERQRSRIGVDDLLFYDEGFSFKSGNATPKGDAEWIVENGKKMYSELSPEMNEFFTFMIENDLMDLVSKKGKQAGGYCTFIPDYRAPFIFSNFNGTSGDIDVLTHEAGHAFQVYESRGFDVPEYNFPTYEACEIHSMSMEFFTWPWMDLFFKEDTDKYKFSHLSGGLEFIPYGVSVDEFQHFVYANPDATPAERKAAWREIERKYLPHRNFAGNMYLENGGFWHKQGHIFKSPFYYIDYTLAQICAFQFWVRLHENYEAAWADYLKLCQVGGSKSFVELVKYAGLKSPFEDGCIASVVGDIENWLNSVDDKAL
- a CDS encoding DinB family protein, with translation MSQNILNTGKLVHNMALQQIQAIPEELFDIQPPQFNNTIRWHVGHVISSLNYFLSLAVPFNFEIPESYGGLFGTGTRPSEWTTTPPTKEELVKYFSGQLESLAGISPSALEQSLKAPIDLGKMHFETAGELVNFALIHEAMHIGNISSMLKVIQHNQA
- a CDS encoding sodium/proline symporter — its product is MNVTGSFVIYAEIVIYLLAMLGIGVYFSRKKLDQHDYFLGGNKLPGWALAFSERATGESAYMFLGAVGFIYVTGLSGIWILSGMFLGVVFSWLFLARKFMNERKKYNVFTLPDYLAVKFPNHSNMIRVLSALIMGAFSVFYIAGQFSGTGKTLYSISGVDITIGTVVIALIIIAYSCMGGFMSVVWTDTVQSFLMVLTFIIVPIVAFIQIQHHDLSISHALTEMGNGANNWFGGLTGLALGAMLMTNFSWFFGWLGGQPQLSSRFMALTNEKELRTAKWVAFIWTLIVYVGAFLVGIFGSVLYKQGTIDDAEMILPYMVSDLLPPWVAGIIISSILAAIMSTASSQLLVVTTSVSEDIIHKSMGIKMKGSTLVNLSRLVVIIAGILGLIISLWSDSIIYGVVSFAWAGIGNTFSAVILLIFFWKKTSGIGVIATIITGFLSAILWSISPLEAIVSAKFSTFFICLLVGIIASLIYPDRKSVAVQIEQSAV